The DNA sequence CGAGGGAGTCGCGCGTGACCAATCCGCATTCGTCGACCCAAGGGTCTGGGAGCCGCGCAGTTGACGGCGCGGCGCTACGTTCGCGACCATGAGGACTTCCCCACGCCCGTTCCGCATTCGCCGCAAAACGCCAATGCCCTCCTGATGCTGATATGACAACACGCACCACCGTACCGAGCGATTCGCTTGCTCTTGTCGCAGGCCGCAACTTATTCGAGCGACACGTGATGCTGGTTATCGCAGCACCACCGCCGCGGTCGCAGAGTTGATAGACAATGCCATCCAAGCGGGGCGCACTCCATTCGCGTGTTTGTGCACGAGTCCTCCGGGCTCAGCGGGAGAGAGCTATCTCTAGCTGTACTTGATGACGCCAGGGATGGCCCCGGAGACACTTCGCCGCGCTTTGCAATTCGGTGGATCGAGCTGCTTTGATGATCGGTCCGCTCGGACGATTCGGAATGGGGACTTCCGAACTCGTCGGTCAGTCAAGCTCGCAGACTAGAGGTTGTCTCGTGGCAGCCACGCGCGACGACGTGGGGCTGCTATCTCGACGTTGACGAACTCGTAGGGAAGTCTGAGGACGGCATCCCTCCGTCCTACATCGCAGAGATCCCGCATTGGGCAGTCGACTATGCCGCGTCGCACGGGACTATCGTGATGTGGTCGAGGTGCGACCGCTTCGGTGTCAAGAAGGCGAGCACTCTGGCTGACAAGCTACGGATGGCTCTGGACGACTTTACCGGAAGGAAACTGTGGCAAGGATGCTGGATCGATGTGAACAACCAATCGGTATGCCCGAGTTGATCCTCTCTTTGTCCACCCTGGAGCGGCGAAGGAGGAGGGGTTCCGTACGGGGCCGCCTCTTCAGTACGCGATTGCGCTGCCGGGCTCAGACCGACAGACAAGCGTTACGGTCCGTTTCGTTGAGTTGCCTATCGACCAGTGGCACGGGCTTCCCGTGCAAGAGAAGAGCGCCGTCAGATTGTCGGTGGAGCGGGGGTCTCGATAATGCGCGCTGGCCGCGAAATCGATTTTGGATGGCATCTCATGGGATCGAAACGTAGGAGAATTATGATGACTGGTGGCGTTGCGAGGTGTCTTTCCAGCCAGACGCGGACGAACCGTTTGGCGTCACACACCAAGCGAAGGATAAGCCCGGAGTTCGCTATGCGCTCGATTCTGACCCCCGACTTTGAGTCGACTGCCAGGACGTTGAACTCGCGAGCGCGCAGGGCGTTTGAACTCGTCAAAAGTGGTCTTGAGGGGCAAGCGGCCAAAAAGGCATCGTCAAAGGATTCATTCCTTCCCTCAATAAGCCTTCCTGCAAGAGCGAGGATTTCATCAGATCACTTCGCGTATCGGGTGCGGCTCGGTCAATTGGGGACGAACGCGCTATTCTCAACTATGCGAAGGGGCAACGTCATCACCGTCTGTCTGAACAACGAACACCCGTTTGTCGAGCGTGTTTACGATGCCGCACTGCCGGGCAACGAGAGACAGAAGCGGGAGGCAATCGAGCGCCTGGTGATCGCGGCGGCGCGAGCGAGACTTTCATGCAGTACGCACGAGACGCGCACGGCCGTTGATCGATACATAGTCGATTGGAGTGATGCGTTGGCGGCGTTTTCTGAGCGGTGACCCCTTCTAGTGACAAAAGTACTATGACTCGCGGTGGCACGAACGACAGGTCCGAGAAGTCGGTTAAGCCGTCATTGCGTCTCGCGGGTGGCAGAGCCATGCGGGACGGTGAACCGAAGGCTCGCTTCCCGTTTGCACCAGCAGTGATGAGTAAGCGGCAGGTTGCAATACAGTTGCTGGCTGTAGTCGCAAAGCTTGCTCACTGTTCGGGAGAACAAGAGGCAATCGAGGAGATTAGATCATGGGCACTGGCGAAGGCTGACAGCTTAGGGCCCGAATCAGCGACTGCGGCGAAATGCTGCATCTCTCTGCTTGCTGATCTTGCGTCGCAGGGATGGGACATACGTGCGAATGACGGCGTATCGACGTCGCTGCGCCGGACGCAAGCGGATCGCCGGAGCAGCGGAAAGCCCAAGTGAGAGCAGGACACCACGTGGGGCGAGACGCGCAGTTAACGACGCCCTCCGTTCGGCGATTCATCACGGAGTTGGAGCGTCCCCGTCCATTCGGGGGCCTGGTACTCCATCTTCTCACTCATGCGAGACGGTCGTGAACTTTGCCGAACTCTTCGGACGCAGTCGCAGTCTCTACCAGAAGGCCAACGAGATGCCGCGATTGCTCGCTGTGTTGAACCGTACGTACAGCCAGTGCACACCGACGCTGTGTGCGAGATCACTGGTCTTCGTCTAATCGACATTTGGCGCTATTTTCGCCACACCTGGACCACGGCATATAAGAGCACGCCGGGGCGGAAGATGTACTTCCTGATTCGGGATAGAGCGGCACCATGCCATCCGGTCATCGGAATTGGAGCGCTCGGAAGCGGCATCGTGCAACTCGCCGCAAGGGACTCGTGGATTGGCTGGACTGGCGCTGCAATCCTGAAGCGCGTGACTGACGCTCCTAGTGCGAAATGGGCGCGTTGGCTCGATAGATCGCTCGAGGAGCTAATCGCTGGAAGAAGAACGGACGATATCCTGCGGCGTGCCAAGCTGACCGCGAGGGTGCTTTCGAAGCCGACGCCGGAGGCGCTTGAAAGGCTCAGTCGTCTGGCGACGACGGCTCGTGAGAAGCACCGCAAGACTCCTCAGCGCGGCCGCCACAAGGGCGCCTCGGGGAAAACGGTCTCGGATTGGGCTGCATTGTCGGAGACATACCTTTTCGAGGCGAAGCGAGCGGAGTCCCTCGTGGTGCTACTCTCCGCCAAGTTGTCGCTTCAAGCAGCGGGATTCGCCAAGCCGACGCTGGAAAACCTCATGCACGCCTTGAAGGACAAGGCGGCGCGCCGAGCTATCGAGGTTGTCATCCGACACGTAAAGGCCAGACATGTCGGAGTAGATATGATGGACATCACCGTCTGCGGTGCTGTCGCGTCTTACGGTGCGATTCTCGGCGGCAAGCTCGTCTCACTCCTGATGGCGAGTCCGACAGTAGTTAGTACGTACAACGAGCGATACGCCAACAGTGCAAGCATTATTGCATCAGCAATGGCAGGGACTGCCATACGACGTAGGCCTCATCTGGTTCTGCTGGGGACGACAAGCCTGTACGATGTCGCGCCGAGCCAGTATAACCGGCTGAAGGTGCCAAGCTCGGCGTTCGGCGGCACGGACTCTGATCTCGAATTCCTGCGCATTGGCGAAACAGAGGGATATGGATCCCACCACTTCTCACAGACGACGAACGAACTGTTTGAGCGCCTTACTGCACGTGGTCAGGATGGGAGGCGAGTCAATAGCATCTTCGGAGAGGGCGTTAGCCCGAAGTTCCGAAGAGTGCGCGGGGCGCTGGATGCGCTCGGATTGACATCCGACAGACTCCTCCAGCATGGCAGTGCGCGCGCGATCTACGCTGTCGCGCTGGCCACGAACTTTCGTGACGTCCTGATCGGTGTCTCAAAGCGAGCCAGATACATACTTCCCGACGACAATGTAGGGACGGAGGCTCTGGTGTCATATTGGAGGCGCCGATGGTTGGCCCAGCGGATTCTCCGCCCTGAAGTAGTCGAATCTATCAGGCAGCATTGTCTTGCCTTCCCAGTCGTGCACGGAGCTCGTGTGCGACTCCCGGAACTCAGTACGGATGGGCCCCTCTTCGATGCCAGCTAGCGTGTTCCTTGCGGAACAGCCGCGGCCGAACACATTTGTTCAGCCTAGAGTCCTCGGAGCGCCATACCGAGGCTTCAGGGTCGGGATTGGTAGGACGCCGACGGGATTGTGAGTGGTAACTGCGATGCTCCAGTGTCTCGAACAATGGCTCGGATCGAGTGACAGAAGAGGCGACCAACGGAACGATTGCAAAGGTTCTCACCCTAGGCGAGTGGCATGATCGCCTAGGCGATCACTTTGCTGCTCTAACGGCCCAGCGAGCAGCGGGCGGCTGGCCAGTCTTCGCACTGGAGCACGGCCTCGCTGAGGATGAGGTCGTGGCTCTGGAAGCCGCGGTCCGTCGCGAACTTGATAGCCGCAGTCCTAGCCTGCGTAGCTTCCTCCCAGGGGTCATCTACGCCGCCGAGTTCGGCTATCGATATAGTGGCCGGGAATACTGGCAGAGCTTCGCAGAAGCCACGCCCAAGTGGGATGATAGGTGGCGCAACTTCATCCGCGAGGCGTTCGAACGATTCGCCCGTACCTTTGGCGGAGCTGAGCCGGACGGAGCGTGGGCCGGGAACTTCACAATCATTTGCTGGCCGATCACGCACGGCGTGCTGCCAAGAGATCTTCAGAATCAGCTCGCGAAGATCTTGTATGACGCACGGTTCAGCCTGCGTCCGCACTTGTTCGAAACCGCCCAAGCGCTCGGAGCACATCTACGAGCGCGAAGCGCTGGGGCCAGTTCGCGCTTCGTGGAGTTCGCGGAAAACGAACTACTGCTCGGTCAGATCGCCGGTGCGCTTTTAGTTGAAGAGCCGGAAACGGAATTACTAAGCACTGCCACTCTCCATCGCATTGTGACCGATATCAATCGGCAGCGCGCCTCCGCTGAGTGGCTAAGTGAGGCACGACGTGCGACCAAGGCCTTCAGTCTTCGCGGGCTTTCGTCGCGAAAGGACGCTAGCAACGCCGGTCGTCGCGGCGCCGCAGTGGCCATTGCGAGAGCGTGGTCGAATGACAGTGAGGTCGGCCAGTCGCGTCTATTGCTGCGACCGCGAAGTGTTGGGGAATGGGATGCGATAGTGGAAATCCCGGATCTTGCACCGCTTGCTCGCCAACTGCCCCATCATCGCCATGCGCTCGAGAACTCCCGGGCACGAATCGTCCGTGCCCGGGACAGGGTAGTTGCCAGGGGGCGACTCGTTGGCGCTGGCCCGCAGCAGGTGGTTCTGCAGCAATGGCCGAGTCCAAACGAACCTTTGCTCGAACTTGAGGGTGGTTCGCCGGAATTACGGATGCTTCTGCAGTCTTCGTTCCGCAGTCCGGCGGGCTCAAGGCACCTCTTTCGTGTGGCGGCAGACGGCATTGCCTATGCCAAGAGCGCAAAGACCGTCCTGCCCGGCGAGACCTACGTTCTGACGATCCCTGAGCCTGTCAGCCATCCAGCTGGCGGCATTCAGAGCGTGCGTCTGACATGTGAAGGGGGATATGCACTTCAGTTCACGGTGCCAATCGTAGTAGACGAAGTTTGGCAGGCGTTGCTCGAAATTCTGAAACTGCGTGCGGTTCAAACGCTTGAGGTGTGGCCCGTCGGCCTTTGGCCCGTTGAGTGGGATGGGATGGGCGAAGCAACGTGGCTTGAGCGTGATGAGGTGATGATAGGAATTCGTAGCGACCAGTCAATTGATCGAATCCGAGTCGCTATTGGGGAAGGCAACGTGGTCAATCTCGACTTCGAGACCGCGGAGATGCCAAGTAGGATCGTAAGCCTAGGCCGGCTTCCTGTAGGTACTTACGACCTGACCTTGCATACCGAGAGCAGCGAGAGTGCGTTGCAGCCGTCCGGCAGCATGCGAGTTCATGTGCGGTCAGAGCGCTTGTCCCTAGTCGCGCGTACGGAGCGCCAAGCGGTGGCCTTGTCCACTTACCCGGCATCGCCTGCTCTCGAGGACCTATGGGAAGGAAAGGTGCAACTGCAACTCAGAGGGCCGATCGGGCGGCGTTCACGGTGCAAAGTCACTTTCCTTTCCGGCAGGCCACAAAGAGAGGTGTTCAGCAAGACACTGCCCGACATGCTCCTGCCAGTAGAGCCAAGTGACTGGGAGGCGGCCTTCAAGGGCTACGTCCGTGCAGACCGGAAGGCGGAGGAACTGATCGACGTTGCATCGAAGATCACGATCAACTTCGATGCTGGCGTCCTCGGCGCGGCGAGCTTGGAAGCAGAACGCGAGTTCAACCCGATTCGGTGGGCAACAAGCAAGCTCGAGGGACGACCTGCTCTAAAGCTGATAGACGATGCGGGTGCCAGCGACGTGCGAGTTGATTTTCGCCCAGTCGGACACCCCGTGCAGCGAACGCAGATCAGCTATGACGTAGCGGTAGCGGGCGTCTCACTCAGGCAGCCAGGAGGCTTACTGGTCGCGTCAGACGGGACGAGACGGGCTGCTGCGGTGTTCGTTCCTGGCGGTGTCGTTCAAAGTTTCGAAGCACTTCAGGTCCATCCAGTCTTGGGCAATCCTCCATACGACGAGACGGACTTGTTGTTGCAAGCAAGCGAATGGCAGGATTCGCGAGAGAAAGGAAGTCTGATGGCCGCCTCCCACAGACAGTCCGTGCTAAAGCTGCTGTTGGCGGAAATCGCCGGCGCAATCGGAGGAGCCACGTGGCGGCGCGGCGAGCGGGCATGGAAAGACAACGAGACAGCACAGGGAATGGCGCAGCTGATGAAAGCGCTAACCGACCACCCGGACGAGCGAATCATTGGCGACATGATCGTGCAGGCCGCCGAGTCGTGGGTGGCGGCTAGTCCGATTGATCGCATCACCGAACTCGCGGATACGCTTAGAAGTATGCGCACTGTTATAGGGTGGGCAGCATACCTCCTGCGGAGCCAGTTGCCCGCCTCGCAGTGGGCGCCCATCCGCTGTACCCGCGTCAGATAACTGATTTCGCCCTTCGGGTGGCAAGCAGCCCTGTCGCCGTGCGCGCGAAGTACAGCGACGACGAAATTCGACGTAATCTGGGCGAGTTGCGCGGCAAAGCGATTGCGCTGCGTTCGGCCCGCCTTGCGACAATCGCGGTGCACGTGGCGTCTCGTCAAGATGCCGAAGGTGGCGCGATCTACGCGGGGTGGAACTGGTGACTGAAATCCTCTTCGAGGTTCTGAGTCAAAAGGAGGCTGTGCTCCGTGTGCTTGCGGCCCTCGGTGTATCAGATCCGTGTACCTGCATCGATGAAGTCGCAGTCCTATCCGCGCT is a window from the Gemmatimonadaceae bacterium genome containing:
- a CDS encoding DUF4338 domain-containing protein, with amino-acid sequence MHTDAVCEITGLRLIDIWRYFRHTWTTAYKSTPGRKMYFLIRDRAAPCHPVIGIGALGSGIVQLAARDSWIGWTGAAILKRVTDAPSAKWARWLDRSLEELIAGRRTDDILRRAKLTARVLSKPTPEALERLSRLATTAREKHRKTPQRGRHKGASGKTVSDWAALSETYLFEAKRAESLVVLLSAKLSLQAAGFAKPTLENLMHALKDKAARRAIEVVIRHVKARHVGVDMMDITVCGAVASYGAILGGKLVSLLMASPTVVSTYNERYANSASIIASAMAGTAIRRRPHLVLLGTTSLYDVAPSQYNRLKVPSSAFGGTDSDLEFLRIGETEGYGSHHFSQTTNELFERLTARGQDGRRVNSIFGEGVSPKFRRVRGALDALGLTSDRLLQHGSARAIYAVALATNFRDVLIGVSKRARYILPDDNVGTEALVSYWRRRWLAQRILRPEVVESIRQHCLAFPVVHGARVRLPELSTDGPLFDAS